One segment of Micromonospora parathelypteridis DNA contains the following:
- a CDS encoding DUF998 domain-containing protein encodes MPGTRSTGLFALGGIALAALLTVIGHLEVNDDLSPWALTISDFAVSDRGGVIDVAMVVLALATVALLYGLRRTGPPRAQSGRTTELLLGTWSAGLLLAAVVPTNEPGTAMTTAAYVHRYASVVAFLALPVAGWLLARRPDLAPAARTLRTLVLLSLALAAAMIWSAYPGDRVLIGLAERLLILTEVAVLATVAVIQTRTSAAVGRGARLTPARGASAGALPR; translated from the coding sequence ATGCCTGGAACCCGGAGCACCGGCCTGTTCGCCCTCGGCGGCATCGCGTTGGCGGCGCTGCTCACCGTGATCGGCCACCTCGAAGTCAACGACGACCTCAGCCCGTGGGCGCTGACCATCAGCGATTTCGCGGTCTCCGACCGGGGCGGCGTCATCGATGTCGCCATGGTGGTGCTCGCGCTCGCCACCGTGGCCCTGCTGTACGGCCTGCGCCGCACCGGCCCACCCCGAGCACAGTCCGGTCGGACGACCGAGTTGCTGCTCGGCACCTGGTCGGCCGGGCTGCTGCTGGCCGCGGTGGTGCCGACGAACGAGCCGGGCACGGCCATGACCACGGCGGCCTACGTGCACCGGTACGCCTCGGTGGTCGCCTTCCTGGCGCTCCCGGTCGCCGGCTGGCTGCTCGCCCGCCGGCCGGATCTGGCCCCCGCAGCCCGGACGCTACGCACCCTCGTCCTGCTCAGCCTCGCCCTGGCGGCGGCGATGATCTGGTCCGCCTACCCCGGCGACCGGGTGCTCATCGGCCTGGCCGAACGCCTCCTCATCCTCACCGAGGTAGCGGTGCTGGCCACGGTGGCGGTGATCCAGACCCGGACTTCGGCGGCGGTCGGGCGAGGAGCGAGGCTCACTCCAGCTCGTGGAGCATCAGCTGGCGCGCTGCCTCGGTGA
- a CDS encoding SCO6745 family protein: protein MTPEQVAAASKPVVLDLGDAFSRDPTTLRRARLLGISGWAFYISGRAGALGDVRAETAAAALGFIAPDAVADGWDAAARIVPPFEVAAASLAECCRWGSQQLDALPTTERLAALVERAVVAADASAMPLFAAWRAVPLPDLSPGARSAAGLRLLREHFTGAYLLAVRAAGMTPLEAVLAGPEGEAGAVACGWSPPYPPIGPLVRRRLWAEAVTNRLVAPAFTALGPAGGAELVELLHRTRADLA, encoded by the coding sequence ATGACACCGGAACAGGTCGCCGCCGCCAGCAAGCCCGTCGTGCTCGACCTGGGCGACGCGTTCAGCCGGGATCCGACCACCCTGCGCCGGGCCCGGCTGCTCGGCATCTCCGGCTGGGCGTTCTACATCAGTGGCCGGGCCGGCGCGCTCGGCGATGTGCGGGCGGAGACGGCCGCCGCCGCCCTCGGCTTCATCGCCCCGGACGCGGTCGCCGACGGTTGGGACGCCGCAGCTCGGATCGTCCCGCCGTTCGAGGTGGCCGCCGCCAGCCTCGCCGAGTGCTGCCGATGGGGATCGCAGCAGCTCGACGCCCTGCCCACCACCGAGCGTCTGGCGGCACTCGTCGAGCGGGCGGTGGTGGCGGCGGACGCCAGCGCGATGCCGCTCTTCGCCGCGTGGCGGGCCGTGCCGCTGCCGGATCTCTCCCCGGGTGCCCGGAGCGCCGCCGGGCTGCGACTGCTCCGCGAACACTTCACCGGCGCCTACCTGCTGGCGGTGCGCGCCGCCGGGATGACCCCGTTGGAGGCTGTGCTCGCCGGGCCGGAGGGGGAGGCCGGGGCGGTGGCCTGTGGCTGGTCACCGCCGTACCCGCCGATCGGGCCGTTGGTGCGTCGGCGGCTGTGGGCGGAGGCGGTGACCAACCGTCTCGTCGCGCCAGCGTTCACGGCCCTCGGCCCCGCTGGCGGCGCCGAGCTGGTGGAGCTGCTGCACCGCACCCGGGCCGACCTCGCCTGA
- a CDS encoding NAD(P)H-quinone dehydrogenase: MSRIVIIGGGPAGYEAALVAAQLDADVTVVEADGAGGACVLSDCVPSKTFIASSGVVTGYRDTEEFGVHSDGLEAVTVDAQAVHDRVKRLALAQSADIHAKLLKAGVTFVAGTARLGEDALGHTHRVVVTPADGGEEYSIAASTVLVATGSTPRQLPTAVPDGERILTWRQVYDLPELPEHLIVVGSGVTGAEFASAYLAMGVEVTLVSSRDRVMPHEDADAASAIERVFRNRGMEILNNSRADAVRRTADGVEVELSDGRKVTGSHALITVGSIPNTANLGLTEYGVELGRGGYVTVDRASRTNVPGIYAAGDCTGVLLLASVAAMQGRIAMWHALGEAVRPLRLRTVAANVFTDPELATVGVSQDEVDSGKVPARQVMLPLSGNARAKMDDLPDGFVKLFCRPASGQVIGGVVVAPKASELILPITMAVENNLTVNELAQTITIYPSLSGSITEAARQLMLHELE; encoded by the coding sequence GTGAGCCGGATCGTGATCATCGGTGGTGGGCCGGCCGGGTACGAGGCGGCGCTGGTCGCCGCCCAGCTGGACGCCGATGTCACCGTGGTGGAGGCCGACGGCGCGGGCGGAGCGTGCGTGCTCTCCGACTGCGTGCCGTCGAAGACCTTCATCGCCAGCTCGGGGGTGGTCACCGGCTACCGGGACACCGAGGAGTTCGGGGTGCACTCGGACGGCCTGGAGGCGGTCACCGTCGACGCGCAGGCGGTGCACGATCGGGTCAAGCGGCTGGCTCTGGCACAGTCCGCCGACATCCACGCCAAGCTGCTCAAGGCGGGGGTCACCTTCGTGGCCGGCACCGCCCGGCTCGGTGAGGACGCCCTCGGGCACACCCACCGGGTCGTCGTCACCCCCGCCGACGGCGGCGAGGAATACTCGATCGCCGCGTCCACCGTGCTGGTGGCCACCGGCTCGACCCCCCGCCAGTTGCCCACCGCCGTCCCGGACGGTGAGCGCATCCTGACCTGGCGCCAGGTGTACGACCTGCCGGAGCTGCCCGAGCACCTGATCGTGGTCGGCTCAGGTGTGACCGGCGCGGAGTTCGCCAGCGCGTACCTGGCGATGGGGGTCGAGGTCACCCTGGTCTCCAGTCGGGACCGGGTGATGCCGCACGAGGACGCCGATGCCGCGTCCGCCATCGAGCGGGTGTTCCGCAACCGGGGCATGGAGATCCTCAACAACTCCCGAGCCGACGCGGTCCGGCGTACTGCCGATGGCGTCGAGGTGGAGCTCTCCGACGGCCGCAAGGTCACCGGCTCGCACGCCCTGATCACGGTCGGTTCGATCCCGAACACCGCCAACCTGGGCCTGACCGAGTACGGCGTGGAGTTGGGCCGGGGCGGCTACGTGACCGTCGACCGGGCCTCCCGGACCAACGTGCCCGGCATCTACGCGGCCGGCGACTGCACCGGCGTGCTGCTGCTGGCCAGTGTCGCCGCCATGCAGGGTCGGATCGCCATGTGGCACGCCCTCGGCGAGGCGGTTCGCCCGCTGCGGTTGCGTACCGTCGCGGCGAACGTCTTCACCGACCCGGAGCTGGCCACCGTGGGCGTCTCGCAGGACGAGGTGGACTCGGGCAAGGTGCCGGCCCGGCAGGTGATGCTGCCGCTGTCCGGCAACGCGCGGGCAAAGATGGACGACCTCCCCGACGGCTTCGTGAAGCTGTTCTGCCGGCCCGCCAGCGGTCAGGTGATCGGCGGTGTGGTGGTCGCCCCGAAGGCCAGCGAGCTGATCCTGCCGATCACCATGGCCGTGGAGAACAACCTCACGGTCAACGAGCTGGCCCAGACCATCACCATCTACCCGAGCCTCTCCGGCTCGATCACCGAGGCAGCGCGCCAGCTGATGCTCCACGAGCTGGAGTGA
- a CDS encoding DedA family protein — protein sequence MPELLTDVASPTWAYLLLLALLIADAFVPVIPTQIVMITSGALTVYGGLNLPVTIAVGALGVFAGDLACYLLGRVAPDRRSPRHAAELSRARRVANRVTQGLRKPGPLVILLCRFVPGGRMAACFSAGRSRYPYRLFVVYEAVAALGWATYGALVGHLGGTALTESAWRLAIIATAAAAGFAAAGWAMTLVSARQARAAAAADIPID from the coding sequence GTGCCCGAACTACTGACTGACGTCGCATCGCCGACGTGGGCATACCTGTTGCTGCTCGCCCTGCTGATCGCGGACGCCTTCGTCCCGGTGATCCCCACCCAGATCGTCATGATCACCAGTGGTGCGCTCACCGTCTACGGCGGGCTCAACCTGCCGGTCACCATCGCCGTCGGCGCGCTCGGTGTGTTCGCTGGCGACCTGGCCTGCTACCTGCTCGGACGGGTCGCACCGGACCGGCGGTCGCCCCGGCACGCCGCCGAACTGAGCCGGGCTCGTCGGGTCGCCAATCGGGTCACCCAGGGGCTGCGAAAGCCCGGGCCGCTGGTCATCCTGCTCTGTCGGTTCGTGCCCGGCGGCCGGATGGCGGCCTGCTTCTCGGCCGGCCGCAGCCGCTACCCGTACCGACTGTTCGTGGTCTACGAGGCCGTCGCCGCGCTGGGCTGGGCCACCTACGGCGCGCTCGTCGGGCACCTGGGCGGCACCGCGCTGACCGAGTCGGCATGGCGGCTGGCCATCATCGCCACCGCCGCCGCGGCCGGCTTCGCCGCGGCGGGCTGGGCGATGACGCTGGTCAGCGCCCGCCAAGCCCGAGCCGCCGCAGCAGCAGACATCCCCATTGACTGA
- a CDS encoding helix-turn-helix domain-containing protein — protein MTGGADWRDVKAKARKLDPSWDHPDRVARRAQQREQMLAAVSGTQLAEIRKQLGMTQTQLAEAAGLTQARISQIENGEHTSLETLRAYVTGLGGHLDVVARIGNIQLNVA, from the coding sequence ATGACCGGTGGAGCCGACTGGCGGGACGTTAAGGCGAAGGCCCGAAAGCTCGACCCCTCCTGGGATCATCCGGATCGGGTTGCGCGACGGGCTCAGCAGCGCGAGCAGATGCTGGCGGCGGTCAGCGGCACGCAGTTGGCGGAGATCCGCAAGCAGCTGGGCATGACCCAAACCCAACTGGCCGAGGCCGCAGGGTTGACCCAGGCGAGGATCAGTCAGATCGAGAATGGCGAGCACACCAGCCTGGAAACACTCCGTGCCTACGTCACCGGGCTCGGGGGCCATCTCGACGTCGTCGCCCGCATCGGGAACATCCAACTGAACGTTGCCTGA
- a CDS encoding gamma-glutamylcyclotransferase, with amino-acid sequence MRHHAAYGSNLDPARMRAYCPHSPMVGTGWLEGWRLTFAGADVIGWEGAVSTLVESPGERVFVALYDIHPYDAGQLDEIEGVTAGTYRKLHVRVSTLDGDVTAWIYVFNGYEGGLPTSWYLSEIANAAEKAGAPDDYVTELRSRPTGTASA; translated from the coding sequence GTGCGTCATCACGCCGCCTACGGCTCAAATCTCGACCCCGCCCGGATGCGCGCCTACTGTCCGCATTCGCCAATGGTGGGCACCGGCTGGCTGGAGGGCTGGCGGCTGACCTTCGCCGGGGCGGACGTGATCGGCTGGGAGGGCGCGGTGAGCACCCTGGTCGAGTCGCCCGGTGAGCGGGTCTTCGTGGCGCTCTACGACATCCACCCGTACGACGCGGGCCAGCTCGACGAGATCGAGGGCGTGACCGCCGGCACGTACCGCAAGCTGCACGTCCGGGTCTCCACCCTCGACGGCGACGTGACCGCGTGGATCTACGTCTTCAACGGGTACGAGGGCGGCCTGCCGACCTCGTGGTATCTCTCCGAGATCGCGAACGCCGCCGAGAAGGCCGGCGCTCCGGACGACTATGTCACGGAGCTGCGGTCCCGCCCCACCGGCACCGCGTCGGCGTAG
- a CDS encoding type II toxin-antitoxin system RelE/ParE family toxin, translating into MWDVKLHPEVEQWFLGLCRTDPASADLISEAIDLLMEHGPALGRPLVDRLKGSSFHHMKELRPGSAGSTEVRMIFASIHFERRSS; encoded by the coding sequence ATGTGGGACGTCAAACTTCATCCTGAGGTCGAGCAGTGGTTCCTCGGCCTCTGCAGGACGGATCCCGCCAGTGCCGACCTCATCAGTGAGGCCATCGACCTCCTCATGGAGCACGGGCCGGCGCTCGGGCGTCCGTTGGTTGACCGTCTCAAAGGCAGTTCCTTCCACCACATGAAGGAGCTGCGACCTGGATCCGCTGGCTCTACGGAGGTCCGCATGATCTTCGCTTCGATCCACTTCGAGAGGCGGTCTTCCTAG
- a CDS encoding DUF4349 domain-containing protein, whose protein sequence is MTTMGAGMDGQAVRRRGTLLAATALAAALVLTGCAAGDSGSKDTAGTAADGPAAANGGGADKDSVIGAPEAAGAGAPQEDKAGAPQEGGAAPPDLRIDQRAIIYTGSMRVQVDDVDATAREVTALVTRAGGFVGGDQRRSAQADAVAELQLRVPAAKFTGVVDEIAKLGRQQSREISTEDATEAIVDLDARIISQRARVESARQLLARATSITDLVSLENELGRREADLASLEAKKRRLADLTALSTITVTLAGPAAKVTPEKEESGFLAGLTGSWKAFVASLTVLLTVLGALLPWLVAFGVPVAVLLLVLRRRRKAPVLAAPVTAPVSAPPPVPAARSAP, encoded by the coding sequence ATGACGACGATGGGAGCGGGGATGGACGGACAGGCGGTACGACGCCGCGGCACACTGCTGGCGGCGACGGCGCTGGCAGCGGCGCTGGTCCTCACGGGCTGCGCGGCCGGCGACAGCGGGTCGAAGGACACCGCGGGCACGGCGGCTGATGGCCCAGCGGCGGCGAACGGCGGCGGCGCGGACAAGGACAGCGTGATCGGGGCGCCCGAGGCCGCCGGCGCCGGAGCGCCCCAGGAGGACAAGGCCGGGGCGCCACAGGAGGGCGGTGCCGCGCCACCGGACCTGCGGATCGACCAGCGGGCGATCATCTACACCGGATCGATGCGGGTGCAGGTGGACGATGTGGACGCGACCGCCCGTGAGGTCACCGCCCTGGTCACTCGGGCCGGCGGCTTCGTCGGCGGCGACCAGCGGCGCAGTGCCCAGGCCGACGCGGTGGCGGAGTTGCAGCTGCGGGTGCCGGCCGCGAAGTTCACCGGCGTGGTGGACGAGATCGCGAAGCTCGGCCGTCAGCAGAGCCGGGAGATCAGCACCGAGGACGCCACGGAGGCGATCGTCGACCTGGACGCGCGCATCATCAGTCAGCGGGCCAGGGTGGAGAGTGCCCGCCAGCTACTGGCTCGCGCCACCTCGATCACCGACCTGGTGTCGTTGGAGAACGAACTGGGCCGCCGCGAGGCCGATCTGGCGTCGCTGGAAGCCAAGAAACGGCGACTGGCCGACCTGACCGCCCTCTCCACGATCACCGTGACGCTCGCGGGGCCGGCGGCGAAGGTCACCCCCGAGAAGGAGGAGAGCGGCTTCCTGGCCGGGCTGACCGGCAGTTGGAAAGCGTTCGTCGCCTCGTTGACCGTTCTGCTCACCGTGCTGGGGGCGCTGTTGCCGTGGCTGGTGGCATTCGGCGTACCGGTGGCGGTGTTGCTGCTGGTGCTGCGCCGGCGCCGCAAGGCCCCGGTCCTGGCGGCACCGGTCACCGCACCGGTCAGCGCACCGCCGCCAGTGCCCGCAGCGCGGTCTGCACCATGA
- a CDS encoding GNAT family N-acetyltransferase, translating to MTLPAGWTTRRPTLDDVPAILAVVHAADTFAIGHPDFDAEDVAASLAAPYFDPTRDSWLAVDPDGTVVGWATMDNPTGVGREFVEVYVDPVRAATVRAPLLARQLDRVAERAAERGVPSLTVRCAVFAPEREWKRDLVEAGFSLAKRYVRMSRPLTDRPDEPAAPPGVTVRPVRPDDEADLREFHRIYEAAFADTPDHEPLSYERWRARIGDLTAWDEWFVAEVDGVPAGALQSSDQALDQQEGFVKNLAVLSAYRRRGVGAALLRRAFARYAEKGRQAAGLGVDLTNPTAPLSLYESVGLRETRWTDMYELSVPAAGV from the coding sequence GTGACCCTTCCCGCCGGCTGGACAACGCGCAGGCCCACCCTCGACGACGTGCCCGCGATCCTCGCGGTGGTGCACGCCGCCGACACGTTCGCCATCGGCCATCCCGACTTCGACGCCGAGGACGTCGCCGCGTCGCTGGCCGCACCGTACTTCGACCCGACCCGGGACTCCTGGCTGGCGGTCGACCCGGATGGCACCGTGGTCGGTTGGGCGACGATGGACAACCCGACCGGAGTCGGCCGGGAGTTCGTGGAGGTCTACGTCGACCCGGTACGCGCGGCGACCGTCCGGGCGCCACTGCTGGCCCGACAACTGGACCGGGTCGCCGAGCGCGCCGCCGAGCGGGGGGTGCCGTCGCTCACCGTCCGTTGCGCGGTCTTCGCGCCCGAACGCGAATGGAAACGGGACCTGGTCGAGGCCGGGTTCTCCCTGGCCAAGCGGTACGTCCGGATGAGCCGGCCGCTGACCGACCGGCCCGACGAGCCCGCAGCGCCGCCCGGCGTGACGGTACGGCCGGTACGTCCCGACGACGAGGCCGACCTGCGGGAGTTCCACCGGATCTACGAGGCCGCGTTCGCCGACACCCCGGATCACGAGCCGCTGTCGTACGAGCGGTGGCGGGCCCGGATCGGTGACCTGACCGCCTGGGACGAGTGGTTCGTCGCCGAGGTGGACGGGGTGCCGGCAGGCGCGTTGCAGTCCTCGGATCAGGCGCTTGACCAGCAGGAAGGCTTCGTGAAGAACCTGGCGGTGCTGTCCGCGTACCGTCGGCGGGGTGTGGGTGCGGCGCTGCTGCGCCGCGCCTTCGCCCGCTACGCCGAGAAGGGGCGGCAGGCGGCCGGCTTGGGCGTCGACCTCACCAACCCGACCGCGCCGCTGTCGCTGTACGAGTCGGTGGGCCTGCGGGAGACCCGGTGGACCGACATGTACGAACTTTCCGTCCCGGCCGCCGGTGTGTGA
- a CDS encoding MBL fold metallo-hydrolase, producing the protein MRLTKYAHSCLRVEHDGGVLVVDPGVFSDPTVALDGVDAVLITHEHPDHLDVAALRLQLDRQPFPIHGPASLAGALGDAAEMLSPVTVGESFTAAGVAVRAYGGRHAVIHPDIPVVDNLGYLINDVVYHPGDALVVPEETPVDTLFAPIHAPWSKFSEVVDFIRAVAPRRAYALHDALLNDNGLGVLDRQYTALSGTEYQRLEPGSRVDV; encoded by the coding sequence ATGCGGCTCACCAAGTACGCCCACTCCTGCCTCCGGGTGGAACACGACGGGGGAGTGCTCGTCGTCGACCCGGGGGTGTTCAGCGACCCCACGGTGGCGTTGGACGGTGTGGACGCAGTGCTGATCACTCACGAACACCCCGACCACCTGGACGTGGCGGCGCTGCGCCTGCAGCTCGACCGGCAGCCGTTCCCGATCCACGGGCCCGCCTCGCTCGCCGGGGCGCTGGGCGACGCGGCCGAGATGTTGAGCCCGGTCACGGTCGGTGAGTCGTTCACCGCCGCCGGGGTCGCCGTCCGCGCGTACGGGGGGCGGCACGCGGTGATCCACCCGGACATCCCGGTGGTGGACAACCTCGGTTATCTGATCAACGACGTGGTCTACCACCCCGGTGACGCCCTGGTGGTGCCCGAGGAGACACCCGTCGACACGCTCTTCGCGCCGATCCACGCCCCCTGGTCGAAGTTCTCCGAGGTGGTCGACTTCATCCGCGCGGTCGCGCCACGGCGCGCGTACGCCCTGCACGACGCGCTGCTCAACGACAACGGGTTGGGCGTGCTCGACCGGCAGTACACCGCGCTGTCCGGCACCGAATACCAGCGGCTGGAGCCCGGTAGCCGGGTGGACGTCTGA